The Bremerella cremea sequence GACATGGTAGGCGGACGTGCGTGTTTCGATGCTCAGGCGAAACTGCGTGCGGCAGTCGTCGTCGAGGCTGCATTGAATCGAGGGTTCGAAGCCGATGAGGCGATGTTCGTTGCCCTGCACCATGCGATCCAAAGCAGGCGGCAAACCCAAAGCTTCAGCAACCAGTTGATTGTGGTTGCCGCTATAGGTGAAATCGAACCCATACATTGCGTTGAGCGACTCGCAGTCCAACGGACTGATCGACAACGTGTAAGGTACCTGGTCTAAAACCACGCAGTGCTGTTCGACTGCTTCTTCGAAGGTGGCTGGGTTCACGTGGCCAGAGAGGATTCGCTTCGGCTCGACCGAAGTCCAGCGATAGCTTCCGCCATCTTTGTCTTCTTCCAGCACATACTCGTTCCGATCGCGCGCGTAGAAATTGCGCATGTTCGGGTAACGTTTGCGCACAAGTTCAAAGAAGTGAAGGACCGTTTCTCGCCCGCTTGGTAAATCCATCTCCGTATTGAGATTCATATTGATATAGAAGTCGTCGGTTAGCGAGCGGATATCCACCATTCAAACCTCCTTAATGATTTGGGCGTGGGGAACCAACCAAACGGTAGGAGTGGCACGGCTCTGGTTCAAGTATAGAATGACCGTCGCAACAGTGTCAAAGGCGCTGGGCCAGCGAAAGGAGCCCTCCCATGAATCGACATTCTTCCGTAATCGACGGTCAAAACGATTTAATGGTGCGCTTTGAGACCCAATTAGGGATGGCGGAACTCACCTGGCGGGGTGATCAGGTCCGCCGATTTCGCTGGTTAGCGAAACAATCTGGTTCAGGCAATCAAGTGGACAATATTGCCCTGGCAGCCAACCTTACCCAAACCCAACAAGATTTGCTCCAAGATCTGATCGATTACGCGGCAGGCGTGCGCATTGATTTTAGCCAGGTTGAGGTCTATTACGATGAACCGACACCTTTCCGGCGGCGGATTTGGGAGGCTTGCCAGCAGATACCGTATGGCCAGTTGGTAACCTACGGTCAACTGGCCAAGCTGGCCGGTCGCCCTGGGGCCGCCCGGGCCGTTGGTTCCGCGATGTCGAACAACCAAATTCCGATCATCATTCCGTGCCACCGCGTGATTGCGGCAGGCAACAAGATCGGCGGTTTCACCAACCCGCAAGGCGTTCGCTTCAAGCAGCGTTTATTGCAATTAGAAGCCGCCCTCCCCTTCGCTTAAGCCCAACCGGCGTTCCCGCCCCTCGTCCGAACTGATTCCTGAAAAAGAAGTTACGGATCGTAGGAAAAATAAGGCCCTCACGAAAAATTTCTCCCGATCCTGAACCTTCAGCCCCAAGGCCCGTCTTTACGACGTAGCGAGAGGCTACTATAATCCATGATCTTCCGTCAAAGAGAAGTGCCGATAAGGCACCCACAGAGGCGGAAAACCCCATGTGGGCGTAGCTCAATTGGATAGAGCATCGGTCTACGAAACCGAAGGTTACAGGTTCGATCCCTGTCGCCCACACTGAATGAAAAAGCCACGAAGTGAAATGCTTCGTGGCTTTTTTCGTTTCTTGCTGTATGCCGTCTGGAGCGATGCTTTGATTCAGAAGCCTATCGTTGAGGCTGTTCGTCGTTCCCCCTGCCAAACAGCCTCAGCGAGTCATCTACGGAGCCTTTCCCTTGGCTCCGTTTGAGCAACGTGGTTTGCCACGATTGTGATAGTGCTGGGCATTGGGCGAGGCGGAGGTCTTCGCGTGGGTTTCTGGGTTTGGCGTACATGACCGAGCTGGCCCAGGCGATGGTGAAATCGGGATAAGGTCGGGCTTCCAGTTCTAGGGGCATGCCAGGTTCAATTTCTCCTTCAGCCAGCACGCGGAAGTACCAACCGGTGCGGCCTGTTTTTTGAACTTCGACGGCCAGTTTAGGGAGATTCCAGCGCCGCGATAACTTCCAACAAGGTTGGCGGGGCTGAGAAACTTGCAGGACGCACGTGCCGAGGCGCACGATGTCTCCCACGCAGACGTTGAATTCGTCGACTTGAGCGAGGGTTAGGTTCTCGCCAAATGCCCCTGGCGAGAATTGCCGGTCGGGGATCTCTTGCTTCCATATTGCATAGTGCCCCAGGGCGTAGGCCAGCACTGCTTTGTCGGGGCCGCCGTGGTGGACCAGGTCGGCTTGTTCGTCTCCGGCTAAGTTAAGCTTGCCGACGTGAACCGGCCCGTTGAGCAAGTGTTTCTCGATCGCAGAGGTCCACGGCTTGGTCGAATCGGCCCCAGATTCATATTTCTGGGGCCGACCAACCTGAATGGAATGAAGATGGCCCAAGGGTGGCGGCATCATTCGTGTGACTCCCGAACTTGCTTCAGTAGACGCTGCAACTCCGCTCGATGGCTCTCGCTTAACGGCAACAACGGAGCCCGCAGCGGACCGACTTCGATTCCTGCTAATTCTAAGCCGGCAGCTACCGTACGCGGCAGACCATGCGCGACGAGAAACTGCAAGAGGGGAAGTTGGCGAAGGAAAACGGCTCGTGCGTTTTCTAAGTTCGCAGGCTCACGGAATGCCTGGTAAAGGGCCAAGTTTAAATCAGGGATCAAGTTGGCCGCCGCCGTACACCAACCGGTTGCCCCGGCGGCAAAGGCGTCGAATGCCAGCGGATTCGAGCCGTTGAAAAACGCGACCGAGTCCCCTGCCGTTTGCACGAGCCGATGCAAGCGATTCACATCGCCGGTGCTTTCCTTGATCATGGTAACATTAGGAAGCTGCAACAGCCGAGCAAGAAAGGTAGGGCTCATGTCCGAGCCGCCTGTGGCTGGGTTGTTATAGGCCATGATCGGCAGGGAGATGGCTTCCGAAACCGTTTGGTAATGTTGGAAGATCTCGTCTTCGGTCAATTTCCAGTAACTCATCGGAATGATCATGACCGCCGCCGCGCCTGCTTTTTCAGCAAACTTGGCATGGTGTAGCGTGCGCTCGGTGGTGAGTGCCGACACACCGATCATCACGGGGACTCTGCCGGCAACCTGAGCGATGGTTGCTTCGGTGATCGCCTCGCGTTCTTCATCGCTCAGGTAAGGCAGCACGCCCGCGCTGCCCAAAGGGGCAATCGCCTGCACGCCAGAGGTCAGTAAGCGTTCTAACAGTTGGCGATAGGTCTTTAAATCGACGTGGCCATCAAGGCCAAACCGCGTAATGGGATAGGCGACAATGCCTTTTAGGGGGATGGTACTGCTCATGTTAGCTTTCCTTTCCATGGGCTTCTTCTCGAAGTGCCACGCCGCCGATGTTTTGTAGCAGGGGAGCGTTCTCGCAGGCAAGATAGCGGGCTTGGCCAGTGCCGGTGTTGGTATGCCGATGCCAAGCCCACACAGGGATATAAACGGCATCCCCTTGCTTCCACTCGATTTTGTTGCCTTGAATGGTCGAGTAACCTTCTCCTTCTAACACGTACAGAATGGTCTCGTAGGTGTGGCGGTGCATGTTGGAAGATTGCCCCGGGGCAAGTCCGCCGATGGTCATGCTGAGGCACTTTGAAGGCAAGTCGACGAAGGCGACTGGGTGCTTTCGCTCGGCCGAATAAGCATCGTGCTGGCCGACCGATTCCACATTGCGATGGATGAGACGGTCGGGAATGACCACCTGCGGTTGGACCGGCGTTTTATCGAAATCGGCAGAGCTGTAAACATCCTGGGGTGTTGTGGTTTCTGGCATGAGATAGCCTCCGGTGAAAGAACATTTTGATTGGACGAAGGCATCGTATCAGTGCTAGAATGATAGGTCCAATACGTAATATTGATCAGACTGATCGTTGTA is a genomic window containing:
- a CDS encoding methylated-DNA--[protein]-cysteine S-methyltransferase, which produces MNRHSSVIDGQNDLMVRFETQLGMAELTWRGDQVRRFRWLAKQSGSGNQVDNIALAANLTQTQQDLLQDLIDYAAGVRIDFSQVEVYYDEPTPFRRRIWEACQQIPYGQLVTYGQLAKLAGRPGAARAVGSAMSNNQIPIIIPCHRVIAAGNKIGGFTNPQGVRFKQRLLQLEAALPFA
- a CDS encoding MOSC domain-containing protein; the protein is MMPPPLGHLHSIQVGRPQKYESGADSTKPWTSAIEKHLLNGPVHVGKLNLAGDEQADLVHHGGPDKAVLAYALGHYAIWKQEIPDRQFSPGAFGENLTLAQVDEFNVCVGDIVRLGTCVLQVSQPRQPCWKLSRRWNLPKLAVEVQKTGRTGWYFRVLAEGEIEPGMPLELEARPYPDFTIAWASSVMYAKPRNPREDLRLAQCPALSQSWQTTLLKRSQGKGSVDDSLRLFGRGNDEQPQR
- a CDS encoding dihydrodipicolinate synthase family protein → MSSTIPLKGIVAYPITRFGLDGHVDLKTYRQLLERLLTSGVQAIAPLGSAGVLPYLSDEEREAITEATIAQVAGRVPVMIGVSALTTERTLHHAKFAEKAGAAAVMIIPMSYWKLTEDEIFQHYQTVSEAISLPIMAYNNPATGGSDMSPTFLARLLQLPNVTMIKESTGDVNRLHRLVQTAGDSVAFFNGSNPLAFDAFAAGATGWCTAAANLIPDLNLALYQAFREPANLENARAVFLRQLPLLQFLVAHGLPRTVAAGLELAGIEVGPLRAPLLPLSESHRAELQRLLKQVRESHE
- a CDS encoding cupin domain-containing protein, which produces MPETTTPQDVYSSADFDKTPVQPQVVIPDRLIHRNVESVGQHDAYSAERKHPVAFVDLPSKCLSMTIGGLAPGQSSNMHRHTYETILYVLEGEGYSTIQGNKIEWKQGDAVYIPVWAWHRHTNTGTGQARYLACENAPLLQNIGGVALREEAHGKES